The window ACACCCCTAGGTGTAAGTTAAAAACGGTTGAGATATGTATATATGCgatagaaaaggaaaagaagaaaaaggactGTTCTCATTTATCTGCCGATGATTAGGGAGGTATATAAGTCTTTGAAAATGATAGTATTTGAATACTTTGGCTTATTCGATTTTTACATGTGTATGATGATGATATGAGTTGAGCTTAAATGACGTAGTCATGATTCATATAACCGATTCTAACTTGTTTGGGACTAAGGTATagtagttattgttgttgtattcaaTTTTTACATGTGAGTTGAGTGACATATCTGTCTGTTCCATACtacaaaaaagggaaaaattatgTGAATCACTGACAGACTATGAATGTGGAAGTCATGATATTCCTAGTTGGGGGTGGTGTTGAGCTAATATGTGACTAAACTGCAGAACTAGGTGGAAAGATGCAATTCAAACGTGTTCCAGGGTAGCTAAATGTGCAGTtatattcacacacacacacactcgcATAATCTGACAATTGTTTCTTAACCATTCACTAGCACCACATTTTATATTAACGTGTTGAGTCAATTGTTTCAGGCTAGCAATGCAATGTTTGAATGCAGATGATTGATCAAACACCTTTTAGTACTTACTAACCAGCTGAAACCATGACCATTAGGATTATCAGATCCTTTTTCACGTCATTTTCCAATCCCGCTACTCTAATTCCAAATCCAAGTCGCCGCTATTTTTGCACTAACCCAACAGTTGCAAAACGGATATCCCAATATCAATATCCTCTACAATTCCAAGAAAGTTCCCCCCAAAGAAATCTCATTGCGGTGTCTAGTCTTCTTAAAAGATATGGTTTTCCAGCTCTAGAACTTACGAATTTTCTCGAGAAGAATTGTCGTTTACTAAATCTAAACCCCATCAAAATAGAAAAATCTCTAAAGATTCTATTATCCTTGAAACCATCTCAAGAATTCCTTGTGTCCGTGATAAATAGTTGCCCCAGGGTTCTAGAATATGATGCTATAAAGAAATGGGAAGGAGGCATCCAAGGATTAGAAGAGGGATCCAATTTATCCTCCTTGGCTGTGCGGAATATTCTGGAGGTCTCGGTGAAGTTTGAACTAGATTATGATTGTGTTTTGGGGTCTCTGAGATGCCTCAAAGATTTAGGGGTTAGTGATATTACTGTAAATAAGGTTTTGGAGACACATCCCATGGTAACTATGATGGCTGCAGACAAGATTCATGACTGTTTTGAATTCGTCGTTGATGCCTTTAGGATTGACAAGGTTGGATTTGATCGCATTCTCTGCGTCTATCCAGGTGTTTTGGCCTTTGGGATTCAAAATAAGTTTAAGCGATTGCTTGATGAATTTAAAGTTCTGGGCTTTAACATGGAGGTGATCAAGAAACATGTCCTAAGAGATCCTAGAATTCTTGCATTGGAAGTTGGGGAATTATCGCGGTGTTTGGAGCTGCTTAAGAGTTTGAAATGTAGGGAATCTATTAAGGAGGATATTTTTCATGAGGGAGCTTTTAAGGCTGGGTACGAGGTGAAACTAAGGGTTGATTGCTTACGCAGTCATGGGTTAAACTTAAGGGACGCTTATGCTGTGGTATGGAAAGAGCCCAGAGTGATACTTTATTGTGTAGAGGATGTTGAGAAGAAGATTCAGTTTTTAGTGCACGTGATGAAAGTTGATATTCAATGTCTTGTTGACGTTCCAGAGTACCTGGGGGTGAATTTTGAGAAACATATTCTACCAAGATTCGAGGTAATTGACAATTTAAGATCAATAGGTGGACTTGGTGATGAGGTGGGATTGAGGGAGTTGATTAAACCTAGTAGAATGAAATTTTATAACTTATATGTCAAGCCTTATCCAGAGTGTGAAACAATATATGGAAGATTTGCAAGAAATGCTGAAGTGAGAAGTCAACATCCAGTGGGAATGTGGAAGCTTTTCAAACCACAAAATAATCCAAAGTCCAAAGAAGATATTATGAACATTAAGTCGTATATGGATTCGTTGGCGTGAGTTCTGGATCCTTCCTCTAAATTCTACCTGAAAATAGATCTATGTAGCATTCTCTTGGAAGATCCTTTTCTAAGGTATGTTTCCCATCCTTATTCATATGCTTTTCCTTAATGCCGTTGTGGTGTGATGTTCTGTTTTGTAGTTGCAATTTTTCTACAATCCCTTTAGTTTTATAAATTTCTTTGTAATGTTTTTTAAAGATGAAGTAAGTAACATTGAtaaggcatcaagaagatgcagatTTGCTGGGAGGTAAATAGGAGCATTTTTTTAGCTGGCTATGTGCCTCTTTTGGCTCCTGTATAATACTGCCACTAACATCATCAGATAAACCTGCGCAGGCTCGTTCATATCCTCTCTTTCAGAATTAGAACCGAATACAAAACCGCTGTTCTTTGTTTCCAAAGTTTTTAGTTCTGTAGTCTTAAAAACTTGGAATTTTGATAGGTCTATATACTTGTCATATCCATCATTTGGTTCCAAGTTTAAGTAGAATATATCAATCTTTCAATTCTGTTGCAAAATAATTTTTAAGGAGGTGACATGGTTTTTACATCAAATATAGAACATACCCACATACTACTCGTTACAACTCATTTTAGCATCAGCAAGGGTTgtgtttttatgtttttttctaGCTATACTCCTTTTTCAACTGGTACTTGTAACATTTTCCATTTCCGCATTTAATTATTCTTACCACAAAaggactttttaaaaaaataaataaggaacaatACTTTATTCGAAAGGATTAACTGTGAAAAGTTAACTGCTCTTGTCCATTAAAAGGATTAGATGTGCTTTCTCATTCAATTATtagttttttcttcttgtttatcATAATATTTGTTCTTCTTCTCGTCCCAGTCTTTGCCGCAGCTGAAAGAGGGATCAAGATGTGCATGATATAATGTTTGCTTGTTAGACCCTTCGGGGTTGCCCAGTTGGTTTGGAGGGCTGGATGACTTGGGATCGAGTCCCCCTCAATGCCTTCTGGGTTGAGCTTGTCGCACATAGCTTGCCTAGTGCGGATTACCTCCCCTGTGTGGTTTACAGGCTATTACACAGGGGGAGGTTTACCCAGTGCACACCAAGTGTAGCGGCTGCGGGTTTCCctcttaacaaaaaaaaaaataatgtttgCTTGTTTTGGCTGGGTGAATATCAGTTGAACATCAAGCTGGAAGTTGGGAATGGTGCTAAGATCAAATTCTGGGATGATAATTGGCTGCATTCAGAGAAACTTAAAGTTAATTTCGCCGTTCTTTATTGCACCACAGTGAACAAGAATTGCTTTGTCGCTAATTGTTACAATGAAACAGGGTAGCAGCTATAGTTCAGCAGGAATTTCAACGATTGGGAAATTTCAACGATAGAAGACTAAAGCACCAACAGAAGTTGTGCTTGTGTTGGATGGGTGGCTTCAAGAAATGCATACTTAACACAAGATTTTCTTCAGAAGAGAGGCTTTGTAAAGTGCAGCTGGTGTTTCTTGTGTGAAAAAGGCTGTAGAGTCGACCGATCCATTTATTACTTCATCGTGAATTTTCTTGGCAGGTTTGATCAGTAATTTTATGTCTGTTTGGGGTGCAATGGTCATGCCAATGTACAGGGTCTACTCTTAAGTTGGCAAGCACAGTTGGCTGGGAATATGAAAAGATTTGGAGAACAGCCCCTATATGCATTATGTGGAACATTTGGCTACAGAGAAATAGAAGATGTTCTGATGAGGGCATAGGATTCATCTGTGTTGTTATAATAGATACTAGGATTTATTTAATGTAAATACATTgttttcttcattgtgtttattaTATACAGTATATAGTTTAAATTTTAGAATTGAGACGCAGTAGAATGTTGTATGTATAATGTTAACTTAAATATAGTGTTATATATGTATTTCTGCACCTGTTGTTAACGAGTTGCAGAAAATTCGTAGAAATTCTGCCTCTTTCAACGAAAATCTGACCAGTCCATATAATTTTCTAGTTTAATGCTTTGCATTTCTataaacaaaaacatcaaaagtGGTTATAAAACAATAGGAGTAGATAACATAACAGAGAAATAAATTGTAATGTAGAGAAAGTAAGTCTGGAGATTATTATGTAATGTAGAGCATAATGAGAGGTCTCAACCTTCAGCAAATTGAAGATTAACAAAACAGTAACAAATTCCGGAAACAAAGAAGTGCAGAAAAAAGAATCAAGTTTAACATGGGTAGCAATGTACCAAGAAATTGCATATGAGTTCATGTTATCATGTCTATTAACACAAATCGCAGGGGGCAGCTCGTAGGTCCTTTAGCTTATAAGAACTATATCTGAAAAATGTGATTCCATAAGTTTTGTTTTGTACATCTTCTTGAAGTACTGTTCTGTACAATTCCTGGGCAACTTGAAATAACGAACTATGTGAGCTTCTCCCGTTAACTTTATATATTGCGGTTTACATGTTTTGCTGTAATCCTGGAGCTCTTAGATACGACTTATGGTACACGTTCTAGGACCCGTTGTAGAGCCCTTTTTATTCCTTCTTGATCAAGTGATGTTGTCAGTTGTATTTCTTGCACCTGATCATAAATGATCATTTTAGACTGGAAAAGGCGGCGTGGGTTGTAGAAGGGGGAAAACGTGAGGTGAAAGATGATACCTGTCTTCCAGCCCGAGCAAGTAGAGTAAACTGATCTCCAGAAGCTGGTGCCTGTCGGATGCCATAACAGAGAAGATTGGAA of the Nicotiana tabacum cultivar K326 chromosome 7, ASM71507v2, whole genome shotgun sequence genome contains:
- the LOC107761620 gene encoding transcription termination factor MTERF15, mitochondrial is translated as MTIRIIRSFFTSFSNPATLIPNPSRRYFCTNPTVAKRISQYQYPLQFQESSPQRNLIAVSSLLKRYGFPALELTNFLEKNCRLLNLNPIKIEKSLKILLSLKPSQEFLVSVINSCPRVLEYDAIKKWEGGIQGLEEGSNLSSLAVRNILEVSVKFELDYDCVLGSLRCLKDLGVSDITVNKVLETHPMVTMMAADKIHDCFEFVVDAFRIDKVGFDRILCVYPGVLAFGIQNKFKRLLDEFKVLGFNMEVIKKHVLRDPRILALEVGELSRCLELLKSLKCRESIKEDIFHEGAFKAGYEVKLRVDCLRSHGLNLRDAYAVVWKEPRVILYCVEDVEKKIQFLVHVMKVDIQCLVDVPEYLGVNFEKHILPRFEVIDNLRSIGGLGDEVGLRELIKPSRMKFYNLYVKPYPECETIYGRFARNAEVRSQHPVGMWKLFKPQNNPKSKEDIMNIKSYMDSLA